The region CAGCGCGGCCGTGCGTTCTACGCTACAGCCGAGAATCACTCTTGCGAGCCAGGCATATTCTTGACCGGCCACGGCCCGCTTGTTCCCCTTGCTGCCGGTGGGAGAATTGGCCCGGCATTTGACATCTACCCCGAGGAGCGAGCCAACCGCAGAGTCTACGAACACGTAACCAAGTTGGCGGAGGGATCTACCTACGCTACCGCGTACGCTCCGGTGGACAAGCTCACTTTTGACCCCGATTTGCTCATCATTGCCTGTGACAATTTGGAGCAAGCAGAACGGCTGCTTCGCGCCACGCAGTGGGACACCGGCGACATGATTATGAGTCGAATGACCTATGTGATGGGCTGCAATTGGATTTTCACTTTCCCCTACGTTAGTGGACAGATCAATACGGTTTGGACCGGTGTTTGCCACGGAATGAAAGAGCATGGGCTTTATCCGCCAGGCATCCCGATCGTTTCGATTCCCTGGCCCCACATCGACCGGGTGCTCAGGAACATTAGGGAAATGCCCTGGACCCTCCCCCTGCTGAGTCCCGACCCTCAAGTTAAAGCTGAGGCTTATCGAAGAGGCAATGAGCGTCTCGGCGTAGAGGGGATTATCTAAGAACCAACCCCCACACTGCATGATGAGTAATTGATGAGGAGGTTGGGAGGCGTGCGCCGGGCGCTACAAGCGCCCGGCGCACGCGAGAATCGCTCGCTTAACCAAGGTGCGGGCTATCTGCACCTTATACTTGTTCCCAGGAAGCGAAAAAGCTCCTTCCACCGCTGTATCGGCCGCTTGGGCGGCAGCCTCCTCGTCCACTGCCCTGCCAACCAAGCTCCGCTCGGCCTGCGGCAGCCGCAGGGGAACACCAAACACGGAGTTCAGACAGATGCGAGCATCGACCACCTTGCCGTCAGCCACACTAAGTGCAGCGGCGCAATTGACAATCGGGAAGTCGATTGACTTGCGGAGAGCAAACTTAAGGAAGCAAGAAGTCGTCCCCGGCCGAGGACGCGGTACTTCCACTGCCAGCACCAGCTCCCCGCTTCTTAGAACCGTACTGGTGTTAACTCCGGCGGCAAAAAACTCCTCAGCCTCAAGCACACGCTCGCTGGTTCTGATCTTGGCCCCGAGGGCAATAAGTGCTGGAGCAAGGTCGGAAGAGTTAACCGCCACGCAGCCACAGTTGAAGCACCGATTTGCCTCTTGACGCACTGCTCCCTGCTCAAGAGTGGCGCGTTCCTCGGTCGTCAGACTAGCAAGCCGCTCACTTGGGGACAGTTCCGGGACTGCTACCCTTGCCGCCGGTGCAAGACAACTTTCGTCAAAGCGCTCTCCAAGAGCACACTCCGGAGCTTCCTGCGCCCCATATAGTTCATCACCAGCACCGCCCAAGAATTGCCGGATGGCCATGGCAGCCTCGCGGCCGGAACGCATAGCCTGAGCCACTGTGCCCGGTCCAGAAACATAATCACCCGCCACAAACAGCCTGCCGCCAAGATACCCACCCTCTGTGGCATGCTCGACAAGACTTTTGTCCTTCACAAATTCCGATGGCAAGAACGAATAGTCAGGACGCTCTCCGCTTGCCTTGACCACCATGTCAAGCCGTACGGCAAACTCAGAACCGGCTATGGGGACAGGCCGCGGTCTCCCGGTCTCGTCCAGTTCTCCCAACTGCATGCGGCAGCAGGTAAGCTCGACACCGCCATCCACTTGCCGCGCAGCAACTGGCTGAGTGAGATATTCAAACCTGACGCCCTCTTCTTCGGCCCGCTCCACCTCCTCCTCGAGAGCAGGCATCTCCGCCTTGGTCCTGCGGTAGAACACGACGGGCTGCGCCCCCACCCGCAGTAGCGAGCGGGCCACATCGATAGCCGTGTTTCCTCCGCCTATTACACCGACAACCTTGCCAGTTAACTCCACAGAGCCCGAACAAACATCCCGCAAAAACTGCCCGCCTGACACCAGGCACTCTTCTCCCGGCACTCCCAAGTCGGACTCTTGGCTTGCTCCGGCAGCAACCAGTACCGCGTCGTAACTACTGCTGAGTTCGGCCAGGGCGCTTTGATCAATCTCCTTGCCCAGAACCATTTCGATACCCATACTGGCAAGCGCATCCACCTGGCGACGCACAACATCCCTCGGCAGTCGGTACGGCGGGATGCCATAGGCCAAGAGACCGCCCGCCTCCGAGTTACGGTCAAAAACTACTACCGCATGCCCTGCACGCCTGAGGTAGCAGGCGGCTGTCAACCCGGCCGGCCCGGCCCCCACAATCGCCACACCCTTTCCTGATTCAGCGGCGGGCGGCTTGTAGAACTGATCCGCTTGCTCGAGAGCATAATCGCCCACAAACCGCTCTATTTCCCTGACCGCTAAAGCCTCGTCAAATTCGCCGCGGGCGCATTCGCTCTCGCACCAATGAGGACAGACCCGTCCAGTGATGGCAGGCAGAGGATTGTCTTCAAGAAGAGTCTGGACAGCGTCCAGCAGATCGCCCTGGCGTATCTTCTCAAGGTAGCTGGGGATGTTGACCCCGTTGGGGCAGGCTCGGGAACAAGCCGTGCTCTCCACCCGCACAGCCCCAAAAATCGAGTGGTAGCGCGCATCACCGGTGATCGCGTAGCAGGCCCGCCCCCCCTTGCGCAAACACTCAAACAGGTTGTCCTTGACCCAGTAGTACCAGCAGCGATTGCTCTGACAGATGTTTCCGCCGACCGTGCCCATCTCGCGAATATGCGGAGAAGCAGTAAGACGGGCGGCCTCCGCCAAGGCAGGGTAGTCGCGCCTTACCACTTCATGGCGAGCAAGGTCTTCCAGTCTGGTCAGGGCCCCAATAACCAACCCTTCGTCGGTAGCAGTGACCCCTTCCAGCCCAGGGATGGTCTTGATGTTGACCACCACACGCGGGTAATCATCAGGGGGAAGGATCGCATCCTTCATTTCTCCCAGAAGATCGGTCCCGCCAGCAATAACCCGAGCTTGACTTCCGTGCTTGCGAAGAATCGAAACGGCCTGTTCTACTGAGACCGCATTTACATGCTCAAAACTTCTCATCGCGCAGTACTCCTGCCTGCCCTAGATCTTGCCGAGCGCCCGCAGAACTTTGTCTGGCGTAGCGGGAAAGCCTTCAATCCAAACCCCTATGGCATTGTGAATTGCCGGAGCAATCAAAGCCGGAAGCACAGTAGCCACATCCTCGCCGATGCCCACGGTGCCGTAGGGACCGTAGCCCATGCCGGTTTCCACCATAAGACTTTCAATGGTCCCGTAATCCAGTATGGTAGGAATCTTGTAGTTAAGAAGATTGCCGTTAAGCATGATCCCCGTGCGCGGATCATGAACAACTTCTTCCATACAGCCCCGGCCGATGCCCATGATGGCTCCTCCGTAGGCCTGGCCCTCGCAACCGTCCCAGTTGATCACTTTGCCCACATCATTTACGGTGACGACTTTCACCACATCCACCTGGCCCGTTTCGGGATCTACCTCCACCTCCATGAAGTGAGCCTGCCGGCAGAAGCGCAGCCGCACACCCAGATAGGTGCCTCGCTGAATCTGCCAAGCGTACTCAAACATGGGGGGGGTGAAACGCTCTGGATGAGCCAACCCCTCCGCACCAGCAAGAAGCGGCTCACCCACGGGAGAGGCCAGAGGGCCCGCAGCTCCTGAAGATCCGATGAACTCCGCTACCGTCATACGGTTGGCGGGATTCGCTTTTTCGAAGATTACTCCATCCTTAATGTCAAGCTCTTCCGGGCGCTTGCCAGGAAAAGCGGGCGGATAACTTGCCAGCTGAGTTGCTCCTCGGGGCGCTACTGCAGCCTCCAAAATCTTGGCTTTAAGAAGACGCGCAGCGTGTCTAACCGCCCACCCGT is a window of Thermoleophilia bacterium DNA encoding:
- a CDS encoding DUF169 domain-containing protein — encoded protein: MGEFVYEDRHKLRPHDFAVLEKFNFAFSPVGFKFINVPEDLEPLGLEQYQGKASWCTMLREAQRGRAFYATAENHSCEPGIFLTGHGPLVPLAAGGRIGPAFDIYPEERANRRVYEHVTKLAEGSTYATAYAPVDKLTFDPDLLIIACDNLEQAERLLRATQWDTGDMIMSRMTYVMGCNWIFTFPYVSGQINTVWTGVCHGMKEHGLYPPGIPIVSIPWPHIDRVLRNIREMPWTLPLLSPDPQVKAEAYRRGNERLGVEGII
- a CDS encoding FAD binding domain-containing protein, whose amino-acid sequence is MRSFEHVNAVSVEQAVSILRKHGSQARVIAGGTDLLGEMKDAILPPDDYPRVVVNIKTIPGLEGVTATDEGLVIGALTRLEDLARHEVVRRDYPALAEAARLTASPHIREMGTVGGNICQSNRCWYYWVKDNLFECLRKGGRACYAITGDARYHSIFGAVRVESTACSRACPNGVNIPSYLEKIRQGDLLDAVQTLLEDNPLPAITGRVCPHWCESECARGEFDEALAVREIERFVGDYALEQADQFYKPPAAESGKGVAIVGAGPAGLTAACYLRRAGHAVVVFDRNSEAGGLLAYGIPPYRLPRDVVRRQVDALASMGIEMVLGKEIDQSALAELSSSYDAVLVAAGASQESDLGVPGEECLVSGGQFLRDVCSGSVELTGKVVGVIGGGNTAIDVARSLLRVGAQPVVFYRRTKAEMPALEEEVERAEEEGVRFEYLTQPVAARQVDGGVELTCCRMQLGELDETGRPRPVPIAGSEFAVRLDMVVKASGERPDYSFLPSEFVKDKSLVEHATEGGYLGGRLFVAGDYVSGPGTVAQAMRSGREAAMAIRQFLGGAGDELYGAQEAPECALGERFDESCLAPAARVAVPELSPSERLASLTTEERATLEQGAVRQEANRCFNCGCVAVNSSDLAPALIALGAKIRTSERVLEAEEFFAAGVNTSTVLRSGELVLAVEVPRPRPGTTSCFLKFALRKSIDFPIVNCAAALSVADGKVVDARICLNSVFGVPLRLPQAERSLVGRAVDEEAAAQAADTAVEGAFSLPGNKYKVQIARTLVKRAILACAGRL